In Tripterygium wilfordii isolate XIE 37 chromosome 17, ASM1340144v1, whole genome shotgun sequence, the genomic window TTGCTCCACATGAAAGTGCACTCCTATCATCACCACCGTCCATCAGCCATGATCATAATAACGACGGTCATGATCATCACCGCATAGGGAGGTTTTGGGCGCGGTTAGGGTTGTCATTTTTATGCTATTTTATTTGGCGAGCGGCGGTTGATTTCTTGGGTTATTTGACTTTGAGAGAGGAGACGAGACACGAGAGGTGGCTATGAATTATGATTagtgggtgtttttttttttaattgagataTATAGAGAGATATTAGAGGAGGGTATACAAGCTTTATTGAGGTGAGGTGGCCCTAAACAAGGGTAGAAAGGTCCATGTCAATGTAATCCACTTTTGATAGGCATGttagaaattattttttgtatggTCCTCCGactttaaatatttttgtttatgaTTTATGGGCCTTCGTCTTACATGATTTAATTGAGGTAAACTTTAGTCATACCTCAAtattttctaaagacaccccttGTTAAAGATACCCTAAAaacttataaatatttataaagacacccaaaatacaaaaaatccCAAACATTTTACAAATACACCCCAAGCCATTCCAAGAAACCAATTCCTTGTCAACCATTCCGTCCATTCCATCAAACAGTTGCTTGCAAGATTCAACTCATCACAACACGAATACGCATGAATCATGGTATTGGAAAGCATGAACGTTAATCTTTTTACAATGAAGACTACATGGGTTGTTCCATATGATGGAAAAGCGTGTTGAGCTTTGTGGAGACTACAAGAAGATAAAGCCAAGGCCTTAATAAAGGGTGAAATTGACGATGGGTCGATGTGGAATGGGTTCAGATAAGGTGGAATTGGGTTCAGATGGAGTAGACCCTTTCTCTCGAGCTCTGAATTTCAGTCGCTGGGGGCCGTCAAATGCTCTTCCATATCCAGATCCTTGAACTTGTGAGTCATCCGAACGTCGACAATGATCCCCTACAACCACCGATGTTCCTGTTGAACAAAGTCAATCTTGATTGGTTTATTAGGGAGGACGAATATCTCTGCAGTTGTGAAGACACTGGACAAAGTCTACATCTGGTTTGCTCGGTGACGGCGAGGGTTTGTCAAATATGGTTTTAGGGTTGATGTTTGTGGCGAAGGGAATGAAAGTCTCTTGGGCTTCAATTGAGAGTGGGGTGTGAGCAACTGAagaccaaaaaaatacaaaatcaaagcaaagtCAATGTAAGTCGGGGTGCCTTTAGAAAATgttggggtgtgactaaagtctACCTTTAATTGATAGGATCCATTTTCGAAACATGGGCCTGAATGACTTGAAATTCTCTGTCCCATAAATTCTCTGGCAAAGACCCACCCAGCCAAATCGAAATCTTCATCTTAATattattacaaaaagaaaaaaaaaaaaaacgcattatttttttttttattaatatttagaCCATACAAATTCCAAGTTCCATCAAATTACAATCAAACCTTAAGAATTACCATAAATTATTGAGCGATATGCAAATTATTTGGTATATAAGTATAAACTATAAACACTCTCGTTAAAAGGGTGTCTCTGCAAGTAGATCAAACTTAAGGGGTCTAGTTGCATATTCTAGGAAAATTCTTTTTAACACctgaacagaaaaagaaaagtcaaaCAAAAGACTTAAACCATTGACTCAGATCCACCATCACCAGGAGTGTCACTCTTCTGCACCAAAGCCACCACCTCTTCACCACCGCCGCCGCCGTCCACCGCCACATCATTTAGAACCCACAAAACTGCGTGAACCAAAACAATAGGCATCGTAGCAGCAAGACAAATCAAGAGATGCAAGCCAGCCTTGGTCAAGATGAGCTCAACCATGGTTACAAGACAAATCAAAGGCAACACAACTCCTCTTCCAATGATCTTATGAAGGAAACTTGTAGCAGGAATTGCCTTTATCAGTAACAGATACAGAGTGGTTATATAGGTCATGATGACCAAGTATATCAACGACACCTTACGCGCTGGAATCAGGCTTATAAAGAGCACAAGCCATACAAATAGTGAATAGTAGAGTCCGAGATTGTACAAGTTCTTGATGATCCTGGTTGCCGCGGATTCTGGGTTGGAAGGGATGTTGAAGGGACAGACAAACCTGAACTCCTTGCTCTGTTTTCCGGTCGAGTCACCGGCGTCGTGATCGGACACTTGTGGTGAAGTCAAATGTGGCCTTTGTGTGGCTGATCCATAGTTAGCCATGGCTTTCTCAGTTTGGTTTGAGATGCAAAATAGTCTAGTTTATAGAAGATGAATGACACGCTTAGTAATTTATTAGTCAAAATAAGAAAAGTTGGAAGGGGACGACCAAGTCTATTTATAATAatctataataaaaaaaattggttccGAGTCTAACAACATCACGCATTTACgcaatatttacatgtccgaaTGTTAAGTTGGATTGGACTtcggacgtatttaattgatcaaacctgaattggtttaaatccggataAATCaatcggacaataacctaatatGGGTTAGGGTCCGAACAAGTAGATCGAACAAGATTTTATGTATTTAGACTCGGACACGATTTTAAATCTtacaaaattttgtgtttggacccaaatTTCAAGTATTTGACTTTTGTCtaaacttagtttaatccaaGTCAAACAAATTCAATACAGAGTTTTGTCACATATAATCACAATGCATTTGTTGTTTctaaaaaacatttacaagtcgTTGAAGACTTGAAGTCTGCTTGTTCtcctaataaaacaaaaattatagaCCATCAAATCAAAATTGAAGACTTTGAAGAGTTGAAGCATTCCTTCCCTCACGTCTGCCTACCCAAGTCTTTATCATAGACACTATACATCATATCCAGAACATTTTAGAAGTTAAAAGCTCAAGACCTTaggctctttttttttaacttcaagCACTAATGTATTTTAACCGTCAAAAAATTAGATCAATTcgataagaaaaaaaatgattattttgttttgatCAGGATTGCAAATTCAAcggtattttttttcccaaacaaaaatcaaattggacGTGAAAAAGACATAGAatgttttaagtttatattcaacggttcagaattttatattttttaactttcaatttaatttttatttgagaaaaaaaataccgCAGGactcataattcaaataaaaacatattcataatttttcattaaaaaagttgtatttaaatttaattgaaaATGTATTCATCCCAATTGATTCCTCCATTTTTTGGATAATCAGCTATAGCCCCAATTTATAATAACTCACTAAATCATCAAT contains:
- the LOC119982849 gene encoding uncharacterized protein LOC119982849, encoding MANYGSATQRPHLTSPQVSDHDAGDSTGKQSKEFRFVCPFNIPSNPESAATRIIKNLYNLGLYYSLFVWLVLFISLIPARKVSLIYLVIMTYITTLYLLLIKAIPATSFLHKIIGRGVVLPLICLVTMVELILTKAGLHLLICLAATMPIVLVHAVLWVLNDVAVDGGGGGEEVVALVQKSDTPGDGGSESMV